The following proteins are encoded in a genomic region of Nicotiana sylvestris chromosome 4, ASM39365v2, whole genome shotgun sequence:
- the LOC138890267 gene encoding uncharacterized protein: MHVGKSSSIHNHATRKCEDLLKQKQSIQTSFDRQSSQTKLEYKIRLKASIEVVRLLLNQGLAFRRHHEDESSLNKGNFLEILSWYVGRCEKIRDLVLKKAPKNDQLTSHKIQKDIIIAYKIETVKAIMDDLNGDFFALLVDESCDVSRKEQLAIVL, from the coding sequence ATGCATGTTGGCAAGTCGAGCAGTATTCATAATCATGCAACAAGGAAATGTGAAGATCTATTAAAACAAAAGCagtcaattcaaacttcatttgaTAGGCAATCCAGTCAAACCAAGCTTGAATACAAAATTCGCTTAAAGGCTTCAATTGAGGTTGTGAGACTCTTGTTGAATCAAGGATTGGCATTTCGTAGACATCATGAAGATGAATCATCACTAAACAAGGGCAACTTTCTTGAGATTCTTTCATGGTATGTAGGGAGGTGCGAAAAAATCCGTGATCTTGTGTTGAAAAAGGCTCCAAAGAATGATCAGTTGACCTCCCATAAAATTCAAAAAGACATTATTATTGCATATAAAATTGAAACAGTTAAAGCAATTATGGATGATCTAAATGGAGACTTTTTTGCATTGCTAGTTGATGAATCATGTGATGTATCACGCAAAGAGCAATTAGCTATTGTCTTGTGA
- the LOC104237647 gene encoding uncharacterized protein: protein MDDLRESQAEKVQEALDMGELENGRGLNQELGLARTADTRWGSHYKSFKNFISMFGSIIDVLDTIVVDAWTLEERAKAKGYLSTCQAFEVAFMLHLMRDVLGMTNELNTSLQKKEQDIANAILLVKVAKKRLQKLREEEWGLLVDKVSAFCVKYNISIPNFDDFYVNSGRSRRKVADHTILHHYRVDIFFKIIDWQVQELNARFNEVTTNLLVGVACLNPVDSFSSFDINKILMMVELYPDDFDENIMVTLKNQLETYIVDVRDVDERFSNLQRLVDLSETLVKTKKHLNYPFVFRLVKFALLLPVATATVERTFLAMKLIKSELRNRMNDEFMSGCLVPYVERKIFNVISDETIMNTFQDMKTRRGQL, encoded by the coding sequence ATGGATGATCTTCGAGAATCTCAAGCAGAAAAAGTTCAAGAGGCATTAGACATGGGTGAACTTGAAAATGGTAGGGGTTTGAATCAAGAACTTGGTCTTGCAAGAACTGCCGATACTCGTTGGGGTTCGCACTACAAATCTTTTAAGAACTTTATTTCTATGTTTGGCTCAATTATTGATGTTCTTGATACTATCGTTGTTGATGCCTGGACTTTAGAAGAAAGAGCTAAGGCAAAGGGATATCTTAGCACTTGTCAAGCGTTTGAGGTTGCTTTCATGTTGCACCTAATGAGAGATGTTTTGGGGATGACAAATGAGCTTAATACATCCTTACAAAAAAAGGAGCAAGATATTGCAAATGCTATTCTACTTGTTAAAGTGGCAAAAAAACGATTGCAAAAACTAAGAGAAGAAGAATGGGGTTTACTTGTTGATAAGGTGTCTGCATTTTGTGTCAAGTATAATATTTCGATACCAAACTTTGATGACTTTTATGTTAACTCTGGAAGATCTCGACGTAAAGTTGCTGATCATACTATTTTACATCACTATCGTGTTGATATATTTTTTAAGATTATTGATTGGCAAGTTCAAGAACTCAATGCTCGTTTTAATGAGGTGACAACGAACTTGCTTGTTGGAGTAGCTTGCTTAAATCCAGTTGATTCGTTTTCCAGTTTTGACATAAACAAGATATTGATGATGGTTGAATTGTATCCTGACGATTTTGATGAGAATATAATGGTTACGCTCAAGAATCAACTTGAAACTTATATTGTTGATGTTCGTGATGTTGATGAAAGGTTCTCAAATCTACAAAGACTTGTTGATCTTTCTGAAACACTAGTTAAGACAAAGAAGCATTTGAATTATCCATTTGTGTTTCGCCTTGTAAAATTTGCTTTGCTTCTACCAGTTGCCACTGCTACAGTTGAAAGAACTTTTTTGGCGATGAAGTTGATCAAGAGTGAATTGCGAAACCGAATGAATGACGAATTCATGAGCGGTTGTTTGGTACCTTatgtagaaagaaaaatatttaacgTCATTTCTGATGAGACTATTATGAATACGTTTCAGGACATGAAAACTCGTAGAGGACAGTTGTAA
- the LOC104237641 gene encoding pentatricopeptide repeat-containing protein At3g12770-like, whose translation MAFLPSVIVGSTLKLEPDFKKPTLASLPLEKRNHSPMILDKALDPFNLDFREALSLIKEGEKKVESAAYVPLLQECIKNNSVSEAEAIHAHIIKMGIHEDLFLMTFLVNVYAKCGTMDCARKVFDNLPKRNVVTWTSLMSGYVHNAQPEVAISVFQEMLEVGGFPTNYTLGVAFKACSLLADFELGKQIHGYVVKYEIEDDTSIGNALCSLYCKSGNLESAVKAFRRISDKNVISWTTAISACGDNGDSAMGLSLFVEMLCANVEPNEFTLTSVMSMCCIMQALKMGSQIHSLSIKLGYGSNLRVMNSIMYLYLKNGWIIEAKKLFDGMETISLVTWNAMIAGLAQMMDLAEDGIINAHSSGIEALNTFLRLHRSGMKPDLFTFSSVLTVCSSLVALEQGEQIHAQVIKSGFLSDVVVGTALVNMYSKCGSIDRASKIFVEMSTRTLISWTSMITAFAQHGYSKQALQLFEDMRFVGARPNKVTFVGVLSACSHAGLVEEALAYFDMMKKEYKIKPVMDHYACLIDMFVRLGRIDEAFDFVKKMDFEPNEFIWSLLIAGCRSHGKSELGFYAAEQLLNLNPKNSEAYFLLLNMYLSTERWKDVSKVRKLMKDEKIGKLKDWSWISIRDKVHSFRTGDRLNPPYENIDNFLRDLDDKASTMGFELQTTLELRTEEDDEAAFPRGRHGEKLAVAFGLLSTPSAAPIRVIKSISMCRDCHSFMKFISQLTSRKILIRDSKRLHKFVNGHCSCGDFGSLV comes from the exons ATGGCTTTTCTGCCTTCAGTTATAGTAGGCAGCACCCTTAAGCTCGAACCTGATTTCAAGAAACCTACACTCGCTTCTTTACCATTAGAAAAG AGAAATCATAGTCCTATGATTTTGGATAAAGCTTTGGACCCATTCAATCTTGACTTCAGAGAAGCACTTTCACTGATAAAAGAAGGTGAAAAGAAAGTGGAATCAGCTGCTTATGTTCCACTATTACAAGAATGTATCAAGAATAATTCAGTTTCAGAAGCTGAAGCAATTCATGCCCACATAATCAAAATGGGTATCCATGAGGACTTGTTTCTCATGACATTCTTAGTTAATGTGTATGCGAAATGTGGGACTATGGATTGTGCACGTAAGGTTTTCGATAATTTGCCTAAAAGAAATGTTGTTACCTGGACATCCTTGATGTCTGGCTATGTTCACAATGCACAGCCGGAGGTAGCTATTTCCGTGTTTCAGGAAATGTTGGAAGTTGGTGGATTTCCCACGAATTATACGTTAGGTGTTGCATTCAAAGCTTGCTCTTTGTTGGCTGATTTCGAGTTAGGAAAGCAGATTCATGGGTATGTGGTAAAATATGAAATTGAGGATGATACAAGTATTGGCAATGCTCTTTGTAGCTTGTATTGCAAAAGCGGTAATCTGGAATCTGCTGTTAAAGCATTTCGGAGGATTTCTGATAAGAATGTGATCTCTTGGACAACTGCTATATCTGCCTGCGGAGATAATGGGGATTCTGCAATGGGATTAAGCCTTTTTGTTGAGATGCTTTGCGCGAATGTGGAGCCTAATGAGTTCACATTGACAAGCGTAATGAGCATGTGTTGCATAATGCAGGCTCTAAAGATGGGATCACAAATTCATTCTTTGAGCATTAAACTAGGGTATGGTTCTAATTTACGAGTAATGAATTCAATTATGTACTTATACTTGAAAAATGGATGGATTATAGAGGCAAAAAAGCTGTTTGATGGAATGGAGACAATTAGTTTGGTTACATGGAATGCAATGATTGCAGGTCTAGCTCAAATGATGGATCTTGCCGAGGATGGTATCATCAATGCGCATTCCAGTGGTATTGAGGCGCTGAACACTTTTCTGAGACTGCATCGATCAGGGATGAAGCCTGATTTATTCACCTTCTCAAGTGTGTTAACTGTATGTAGTAGTTTGGTTGCTTTGGAACAAGGGGAGCAAATCCATGCTCAGGTTATTAAGTCCGGTTTTTTGTCTGATGTTGTAGTGGGAACTGCCCTAGTTAACATGTATAGTAAATGTGGAAGCATTGACAGGGCAAGTAAAATTTTTGTGGAGATGTCTACGCGAACTTTGATATCTTGGACATCTATGATTACTGCCTTCGCACAACATGGCTACTCTAAACAAGCATTACAGCTATTTGAGGATATGAGGTTCGTAGGAGCTAGACCAAACAAGGTTACATTTGTGGGCGTGCTCTCCGCATGTAGCCATGCTGGACTGGTTGAAGAGGCATTGGCATATTTTGACATGATGAAAAAAGAGTATAAAATTAAGCCCGTGATGGACCATTATGCATGCTTGATTGATATGTTTGTGAGGTTAGGTAGGATAGATGAAGCTTTTGACTTCGTAAAGAAGATGGATTTTGAGCCTAATGAATTTATATGGTCACTTTTAATAGCGGGCTGTAGAAGCCATGGGAAATCAGAGCTCGGCTTTTATGCTGCTGAACAACTACTAAACCTGAATCCGAAAAATTCAGAGGCTTACTTCTTGTTGTTAAACATGTACCTCTCAACGGAGAGATGGAAGGATGTTTCCAAGGTGAGAAAGTTAATGAAAGATGAAAAAATTGGAAAGCTAAAGGATTGGAGCTGGATCAGCATCAGGGACAAAGTTCATTCATTTAGAACAGGTGATCGGTTGAATCCTCCATATGAAAATATAGACAATTTCTTAAGGGATTTGGATGACAAAGCAAGTACTATGGGATTTGAGTTACAGACAACTTTGGAGCTGCGaactgaagaagatgatgaagcaGCTTTTCCTAGAGGTCGACACGGTGAGAAGTTGGCTGTTGCGTTTGGATTGCTGAGCACACCAAGTGCTGCACCCATCCGAGTTATTAAGAGTATTAGCATGTGTAGAGATTGTCACAGCTTTATGAAATTCATCTCACAGCTAACTTCAAGAAAAATCCTCATTAGAGATAGTAAAAGGCTGCACAAATTTGTAAATGGACATTGTTCTTGTGGTGATTTTGGTAGTCTTGTTTAA
- the LOC104237642 gene encoding CBL-interacting serine/threonine-protein kinase 8 isoform X3 translates to MVIRKLGKYEVGRTIGEGTFAKVKFAQNTETGESVAMKVLDRTTIIKHKMVDQIKREISIMKLVRHPYVVRLHEVIATRTKIYIILEFITGGELFDKIVHHGRLSEAESRRYFQQLIDGVDYCHIKGVYHRDLKPENLLLDSQGDLKISDFGLSASPGEGVNILKTTCGTPNYVAPEVLSHKGYDGAVADIWSCGVILYVLMAGYLPFDEVDLTTLYAKIERAEFSCPSWFPVGAKSLISRILDPNPQTRIRIEDIRNDEWFKKGYVPVKSMEYEDVNLDDINAAFDDTEDSMKQHQTRFLTQKPAKVVLSSMEVVAQSMGFKTHIRNFKMRVEGLSSNKTSHFSVILEVFEVAPTFFMVDVQKAAGDAGEFLKFYKNFCGNLEDIIWKPSDETCKSRVTKTRSRKR, encoded by the exons ATGGTGATAAGGAAATTAGGCAAGTATGAAGTAGGGAGGACGATAGGGGAAGGAACATTTGccaaagttaaatttgcacagaATACGGAAACTGGTGAAAGTGTTGCTATGAAAGTCCTTGATCGTACTACTATCATCAAACACAAGATGGTTGACCAG ATAAAGCGGGAGATATCGATAATGAAGCTTGTCCGACATCCATATGTAGTTCGATTACACGAG GTTATAGCAACCCGCACTAAGATCTATATTATCTTGGAATTTATTACAGGCGGTGAACTGTTTGATAAAATA GTTCACCATGGGCGATTAAGTGAAGCCGAGTCCCGTAGATACTTTCAGCAATTGATTGATGGAGTGGATTATTGTCACATCAAAGGAGTCTATCATAGAGATTTGAAG CCTGAAAATCTTCTGCTAGATTCCCAAGGAGATCTGAAAATATCAGATTTTGGACTTAGTGCTTCGCCCGGCGAG GGAGTCAACATTCTTAAGACAACATGTGGAACCCCCAACTATGTTGCACCAGAG GTTCTTAGTCACAAAGGTTATGACGGTGCTGTGGCAGATATCTGGTCCTGTGGTGTCATCCTTTATGTTCTGATGGCAGGTTATCTCCCCTTTGATGAGGTTGATCTCACTACACTGTACGCGAAG ATTGAAAGAGCAGAGTTCTCCTGCCCGTCTTGGTTTCCGGTTGGAGCAAAATCACTCATTTCTCGAATTTTAGACCCAAATCCTCAAACA CGTATTCGGATTGAAGATATCCGTAATGATGAGTGGTTTAAAAAAGGTTATGTTCCTGTCAAATCTATGGAGTATGAAGATGTCAATTTAGATGATATTAATGCAGCTTTTGATGATACCGAG GATTCAATGAAGCAGCATCAAACACGATTTCTTACGCAGAAACCAGCAAAAGTTGTTTTATCAAGTATGGAAGTTGTGGCCCAATCCATGGGTTTCAAGACCCATATCCGCAATTTTAAG ATGAGGGTAGAAGGTCTGTCCTCGAACAAGACTTCACATTTCTCTGTAATTCTGGAG GTGTTTGAGGTTGCTCCGACATTTTTCATGGTAGACGTTCAGAAAGCAGCTGGTGATGCTGGTGAATTCCTTAAG TTCTACAAGAACTTTTGTGGCAATCTGGAGGATATTATCTGGAAGCCATCAGATGAAACATGCAAATCAAGGGTTACAAAAACAAGGAGTAGAAAGAGATGA
- the LOC104237642 gene encoding CBL-interacting serine/threonine-protein kinase 8 isoform X2, with product MVIRKLGKYEVGRTIGEGTFAKVKFAQNTETGESVAMKVLDRTTIIKHKMVDQIKREISIMKLVRHPYVVRLHEVIATRTKIYIILEFITGGELFDKIVHHGRLSEAESRRYFQQLIDGVDYCHIKGVYHRDLKPENLLLDSQGDLKISDFGLSASPGEGVNILKTTCGTPNYVAPEVLSHKGYDGAVADIWSCGVILYVLMAGYLPFDEVDLTTLYAKIERAEFSCPSWFPVGAKSLISRILDPNPQTRIRIEDIRNDEWFKKGYVPVKSMEYEDVNLDDINAAFDDTEGVRSNEQCDNADAGPLALNAFDLIILSQGLNLSVLFDRGQDSMKQHQTRFLTQKPAKVVLSSMEVVAQSMGFKTHIRNFKMRVEGLSSNKTSHFSVILEVFEVAPTFFMVDVQKAAGDAGEFLKFYKNFCGNLEDIIWKPSDETCKSRVTKTRSRKR from the exons ATGGTGATAAGGAAATTAGGCAAGTATGAAGTAGGGAGGACGATAGGGGAAGGAACATTTGccaaagttaaatttgcacagaATACGGAAACTGGTGAAAGTGTTGCTATGAAAGTCCTTGATCGTACTACTATCATCAAACACAAGATGGTTGACCAG ATAAAGCGGGAGATATCGATAATGAAGCTTGTCCGACATCCATATGTAGTTCGATTACACGAG GTTATAGCAACCCGCACTAAGATCTATATTATCTTGGAATTTATTACAGGCGGTGAACTGTTTGATAAAATA GTTCACCATGGGCGATTAAGTGAAGCCGAGTCCCGTAGATACTTTCAGCAATTGATTGATGGAGTGGATTATTGTCACATCAAAGGAGTCTATCATAGAGATTTGAAG CCTGAAAATCTTCTGCTAGATTCCCAAGGAGATCTGAAAATATCAGATTTTGGACTTAGTGCTTCGCCCGGCGAG GGAGTCAACATTCTTAAGACAACATGTGGAACCCCCAACTATGTTGCACCAGAG GTTCTTAGTCACAAAGGTTATGACGGTGCTGTGGCAGATATCTGGTCCTGTGGTGTCATCCTTTATGTTCTGATGGCAGGTTATCTCCCCTTTGATGAGGTTGATCTCACTACACTGTACGCGAAG ATTGAAAGAGCAGAGTTCTCCTGCCCGTCTTGGTTTCCGGTTGGAGCAAAATCACTCATTTCTCGAATTTTAGACCCAAATCCTCAAACA CGTATTCGGATTGAAGATATCCGTAATGATGAGTGGTTTAAAAAAGGTTATGTTCCTGTCAAATCTATGGAGTATGAAGATGTCAATTTAGATGATATTAATGCAGCTTTTGATGATACCGAG GGGGTGCGATCCAATGAGCAATGTGACAATGCGGATGCTGGGCCTCTGGCTCTAAATGCCTTTGACCTTATTATTCTCTCTCAAGGATTGAACTTATCTGTATTGTTTGATCGCGGGCAG GATTCAATGAAGCAGCATCAAACACGATTTCTTACGCAGAAACCAGCAAAAGTTGTTTTATCAAGTATGGAAGTTGTGGCCCAATCCATGGGTTTCAAGACCCATATCCGCAATTTTAAG ATGAGGGTAGAAGGTCTGTCCTCGAACAAGACTTCACATTTCTCTGTAATTCTGGAG GTGTTTGAGGTTGCTCCGACATTTTTCATGGTAGACGTTCAGAAAGCAGCTGGTGATGCTGGTGAATTCCTTAAG TTCTACAAGAACTTTTGTGGCAATCTGGAGGATATTATCTGGAAGCCATCAGATGAAACATGCAAATCAAGGGTTACAAAAACAAGGAGTAGAAAGAGATGA
- the LOC104237642 gene encoding CBL-interacting serine/threonine-protein kinase 8 isoform X1, with product MVIRKLGKYEVGRTIGEGTFAKVKFAQNTETGESVAMKVLDRTTIIKHKMVDQIKREISIMKLVRHPYVVRLHEVIATRTKIYIILEFITGGELFDKIVHHGRLSEAESRRYFQQLIDGVDYCHIKGVYHRDLKPENLLLDSQGDLKISDFGLSASPGEGVNILKTTCGTPNYVAPEVLSHKGYDGAVADIWSCGVILYVLMAGYLPFDEVDLTTLYAKIERAEFSCPSWFPVGAKSLISRILDPNPQTRIRIEDIRNDEWFKKGYVPVKSMEYEDVNLDDINAAFDDTEVLLGGKLGVRSNEQCDNADAGPLALNAFDLIILSQGLNLSVLFDRGQDSMKQHQTRFLTQKPAKVVLSSMEVVAQSMGFKTHIRNFKMRVEGLSSNKTSHFSVILEVFEVAPTFFMVDVQKAAGDAGEFLKFYKNFCGNLEDIIWKPSDETCKSRVTKTRSRKR from the exons ATGGTGATAAGGAAATTAGGCAAGTATGAAGTAGGGAGGACGATAGGGGAAGGAACATTTGccaaagttaaatttgcacagaATACGGAAACTGGTGAAAGTGTTGCTATGAAAGTCCTTGATCGTACTACTATCATCAAACACAAGATGGTTGACCAG ATAAAGCGGGAGATATCGATAATGAAGCTTGTCCGACATCCATATGTAGTTCGATTACACGAG GTTATAGCAACCCGCACTAAGATCTATATTATCTTGGAATTTATTACAGGCGGTGAACTGTTTGATAAAATA GTTCACCATGGGCGATTAAGTGAAGCCGAGTCCCGTAGATACTTTCAGCAATTGATTGATGGAGTGGATTATTGTCACATCAAAGGAGTCTATCATAGAGATTTGAAG CCTGAAAATCTTCTGCTAGATTCCCAAGGAGATCTGAAAATATCAGATTTTGGACTTAGTGCTTCGCCCGGCGAG GGAGTCAACATTCTTAAGACAACATGTGGAACCCCCAACTATGTTGCACCAGAG GTTCTTAGTCACAAAGGTTATGACGGTGCTGTGGCAGATATCTGGTCCTGTGGTGTCATCCTTTATGTTCTGATGGCAGGTTATCTCCCCTTTGATGAGGTTGATCTCACTACACTGTACGCGAAG ATTGAAAGAGCAGAGTTCTCCTGCCCGTCTTGGTTTCCGGTTGGAGCAAAATCACTCATTTCTCGAATTTTAGACCCAAATCCTCAAACA CGTATTCGGATTGAAGATATCCGTAATGATGAGTGGTTTAAAAAAGGTTATGTTCCTGTCAAATCTATGGAGTATGAAGATGTCAATTTAGATGATATTAATGCAGCTTTTGATGATACCGAG GTCTTGCTTGGTGGCAAGCTG GGGGTGCGATCCAATGAGCAATGTGACAATGCGGATGCTGGGCCTCTGGCTCTAAATGCCTTTGACCTTATTATTCTCTCTCAAGGATTGAACTTATCTGTATTGTTTGATCGCGGGCAG GATTCAATGAAGCAGCATCAAACACGATTTCTTACGCAGAAACCAGCAAAAGTTGTTTTATCAAGTATGGAAGTTGTGGCCCAATCCATGGGTTTCAAGACCCATATCCGCAATTTTAAG ATGAGGGTAGAAGGTCTGTCCTCGAACAAGACTTCACATTTCTCTGTAATTCTGGAG GTGTTTGAGGTTGCTCCGACATTTTTCATGGTAGACGTTCAGAAAGCAGCTGGTGATGCTGGTGAATTCCTTAAG TTCTACAAGAACTTTTGTGGCAATCTGGAGGATATTATCTGGAAGCCATCAGATGAAACATGCAAATCAAGGGTTACAAAAACAAGGAGTAGAAAGAGATGA